A single window of Acidimicrobiia bacterium DNA harbors:
- a CDS encoding ABC transporter substrate-binding protein has protein sequence MRSKHLRVGRLLALVAVLGLLLAACGGSDDTPGASPGGNGSSSNSDSGGADEGEPRYGGIFRDNRVSDADTLDPLATAAFNLHNRVGLASNRLLRVDLSPEYKFGEAPMKGDLAESWEISDDLLTYTFHLRDDVFWHDIPPVNGRQFVADDVVATFTEIQKRGFQSYMLQNVISIEAPDDFTVVLKLSEPFTPLLNYMGNHHMWIIPREGIDGEYDISKQTIGTGPFIMTKWEQNITTEYERNPNYFEEGIPYLDGVTMPVIPDQGARIAAFRAGNLDAIAGISRREADSILADTPGAVQRQEIGTSPVRLFVDMTTPPFDDVRVRQAMNMALDREGIGAGIYESGSYTGPVNIHVARYALSQDELKSYNPYDPERARELLAEAGYPNGFDSKIMTTAAYGPVVVSVAEWVVADLAEIGIKADIEVVDYATYITQRWPQLQYEIAVGLQTPFAEADEWLRAQYHSEGSRNWYGVDDPELDELIMDQTRIVDEDDRIAKAEEIQRYILEKIVNPMEIWIGDTLLVLGKDIRAYHSQPEYGYGWYAYLWLDR, from the coding sequence ATGCGTTCTAAACACTTGCGTGTTGGGCGCTTGCTCGCGCTAGTCGCGGTTCTTGGTTTGCTTTTAGCCGCCTGCGGTGGCTCGGATGACACGCCTGGTGCCAGTCCTGGCGGCAATGGCAGTAGCTCGAACAGCGATAGCGGTGGTGCCGACGAGGGCGAACCGAGATACGGTGGGATTTTTCGTGACAACCGGGTCTCGGACGCCGACACACTTGACCCGTTAGCAACGGCGGCTTTTAACTTGCACAACCGGGTTGGGCTTGCATCTAACCGGCTCTTACGGGTTGACCTTTCCCCTGAATACAAGTTTGGGGAAGCGCCGATGAAAGGTGATTTGGCCGAGTCGTGGGAGATTTCAGACGACCTCCTCACCTACACTTTTCATCTTCGTGATGACGTGTTTTGGCACGATATTCCACCAGTGAATGGCCGCCAGTTTGTGGCGGATGATGTTGTAGCTACCTTTACTGAGATCCAAAAGCGCGGATTTCAATCATACATGTTGCAAAACGTCATCTCGATTGAGGCCCCAGACGATTTTACAGTGGTCTTGAAGCTCTCTGAACCGTTTACTCCACTGTTGAACTACATGGGCAACCACCATATGTGGATCATTCCCCGTGAGGGCATTGATGGCGAGTACGACATTTCGAAACAGACCATTGGGACCGGTCCGTTTATCATGACGAAGTGGGAACAAAACATCACCACCGAATACGAACGCAACCCCAACTATTTTGAGGAAGGTATTCCGTATCTTGACGGGGTCACGATGCCAGTTATACCTGACCAAGGGGCCCGGATTGCTGCATTCCGTGCGGGTAATCTGGATGCTATCGCCGGAATCAGCCGTCGCGAAGCGGACTCGATTCTGGCGGACACGCCGGGCGCTGTCCAACGTCAAGAAATTGGGACCTCGCCAGTACGACTTTTTGTCGATATGACCACACCACCCTTTGATGATGTTCGTGTGCGTCAAGCTATGAACATGGCCCTCGATCGCGAGGGTATTGGTGCTGGCATCTATGAATCTGGTTCCTACACAGGGCCTGTCAACATTCACGTAGCTCGATATGCTCTCTCGCAAGATGAGCTGAAGAGTTACAATCCTTATGACCCTGAGCGAGCCCGTGAACTGCTAGCCGAGGCCGGGTACCCCAATGGTTTCGATTCCAAGATTATGACTACTGCCGCTTACGGTCCAGTGGTTGTCAGCGTGGCGGAGTGGGTGGTCGCTGACCTTGCCGAAATTGGAATTAAGGCCGATATCGAGGTCGTCGATTACGCCACCTATATCACCCAACGCTGGCCACAACTGCAATACGAAATAGCGGTAGGTTTGCAGACGCCCTTTGCAGAGGCGGACGAATGGTTGAGGGCTCAATATCATTCAGAAGGTAGCCGAAACTGGTATGGAGTTGATGACCCTGAACTAGATGAGCTCATCATGGACCAGACTCGTATTGTCGATGAAGACGACCGGATCGCGAAAGCTGAAGAAATTCAGCGATATATTTTAGAAAAAATTGTGAATCCGATGGAGATTTGGATCGGGGATACTTTATTAGTGCTTGGTAAAGATATCCGTGCTTACCATTCGCAACCTGAATACGGTTATGGATGGTATGCATATCTTTGGCTGGACCGGTAA
- a CDS encoding AMP-binding protein yields MTTDILALHAQARPGDQSVIEDDVVWSLEELNNLVNQYAHVLQEHGVKSGEKVLWVGQNSAEVVAVNHAARKVGAVCVPMNYRLAPDEAAYVIENSDAVVVLFDIEQTEQLENIHTKLPQVRAWIAFRLRDATAPDWASDLDARAAAASTDEPVPVGDDPTAGTTMIYTSGTTGKPKGTVRRSNPGATGGGLVALIGWQPGDVYLSTGPLYHSAPLGFMIIVQSLGGSVVIQRHFDPEDWLRLVDKHKVTTSFSAPTPIRRVVDLPEEVRAKYDTSSMQRLVANAAPWPFELKKKYVERINDYSLFEVYGSTELGVNTVLVPDDQMRKPGSCGRPAPAVEIKLIDDDGNEVTEPMVPGELYVKSEGTFAMYYKDPDKYAAAQHGDYLSVGDIAYMDDEGFYYIADRKSDMIISGGVNIYPAEIEAVLVAHPQVADAAVFGIPDDEWGEAVHATITLYEGGEVSDADLQAFCREHLAGYKVPRSIERTEEIPRSASGKILKREMRAPYWANKQP; encoded by the coding sequence ATGACGACGGACATTCTTGCTCTGCACGCTCAGGCGCGGCCGGGTGACCAATCAGTAATCGAAGACGATGTTGTGTGGTCCTTGGAGGAACTCAACAATCTCGTTAATCAATATGCCCATGTGCTTCAAGAGCACGGTGTGAAATCCGGGGAGAAAGTGCTTTGGGTAGGGCAGAACAGCGCCGAGGTGGTGGCAGTCAACCATGCGGCACGCAAAGTTGGGGCGGTTTGCGTTCCAATGAACTATCGGCTGGCGCCCGATGAAGCCGCATATGTAATTGAAAACAGTGACGCCGTAGTAGTGCTGTTCGATATCGAACAGACCGAGCAGCTTGAGAACATTCACACCAAACTGCCGCAAGTTCGAGCATGGATAGCATTCCGTTTACGCGATGCTACGGCGCCTGATTGGGCCAGTGATCTCGATGCTCGTGCCGCTGCGGCTTCCACGGATGAACCGGTGCCGGTGGGCGATGACCCGACTGCTGGTACCACCATGATCTACACCTCGGGCACCACCGGCAAACCAAAAGGAACCGTGCGTCGATCCAACCCCGGTGCCACTGGTGGTGGCTTAGTGGCCCTTATCGGCTGGCAGCCCGGCGACGTGTATCTCTCGACCGGTCCGCTCTACCATTCGGCACCCCTTGGTTTCATGATAATCGTGCAGAGCCTAGGTGGTTCTGTAGTGATCCAGCGGCACTTCGACCCTGAAGATTGGCTGCGTCTGGTTGACAAGCACAAGGTCACCACTTCATTCTCGGCACCGACACCCATCCGTCGAGTGGTAGATCTACCTGAAGAAGTACGGGCCAAGTACGACACCTCCTCGATGCAGCGACTAGTAGCTAACGCTGCACCATGGCCTTTTGAGCTGAAGAAGAAATATGTGGAGCGAATTAACGACTATTCACTCTTCGAGGTTTACGGCTCGACCGAGTTAGGCGTCAACACGGTTTTAGTTCCCGATGATCAAATGCGTAAGCCAGGTTCTTGTGGCCGACCAGCACCAGCCGTTGAAATTAAGTTGATCGATGATGACGGCAACGAGGTAACTGAACCAATGGTGCCGGGCGAACTGTACGTGAAGTCTGAAGGCACCTTTGCTATGTACTACAAAGACCCCGACAAGTATGCCGCCGCGCAACACGGGGATTATCTCTCAGTCGGCGACATTGCCTACATGGACGACGAAGGCTTTTACTATATTGCCGACCGCAAGAGTGACATGATCATCTCGGGAGGGGTGAATATCTACCCAGCCGAGATTGAAGCTGTGCTAGTGGCTCATCCTCAGGTGGCCGACGCGGCTGTGTTTGGTATCCCCGATGACGAGTGGGGCGAGGCCGTGCACGCCACCATCACCTTGTATGAGGGTGGAGAAGTTAGCGACGCCGACCTTCAAGCGTTCTGCCGTGAGCACCTAGCTGGCTACAAGGTACCGCGCTCAATTGAACGGACCGAGGAAATCCCACGCTCGGCTTCAGGAAAAATTTTGAAACGAGAAATGCGAGCCCCCTACTGGGCTAACAAACAGCCGTAA
- a CDS encoding ABC transporter ATP-binding protein encodes MTDVHESPVQLGADSASQDNEWLLQVKNLEKHFSVRRGALGSQSVVRAVDGVSFNIKRGETLGLVGESGCGKSTTGRLIMRLLKPTNGSIIFEGQDIAALRKSQLKDYRRKLQIIFQDPYSSLNPRMSVSQIVGEGLAIHGIGSRGSDRNERIGELLSQVGLTEADAAKFPHQFSGGQRQRISIARALATEPELIVCDEPVSALDVSVQAQIINLLNDLKAEHGLSYLFISHDLNVVSYLADRVCVMYLGEIVEYGPTEAIFSDPQHPYTQGLLNAIPQFDAARPVSERAGVRGDVADPSNMPSGCRFHPRCPTAIPEASEVIPKLTEVAPEHYVAACPCFFKG; translated from the coding sequence ATGACCGATGTGCATGAATCGCCGGTGCAGCTAGGTGCCGATAGCGCTTCGCAAGACAACGAATGGCTTCTCCAAGTTAAGAATCTCGAGAAGCACTTCTCGGTACGTAGAGGCGCGTTGGGCAGCCAAAGTGTGGTGCGAGCCGTTGATGGCGTGTCGTTTAACATCAAGCGTGGCGAGACCCTGGGTCTAGTTGGCGAATCTGGCTGTGGAAAATCAACCACCGGACGCTTAATTATGCGTCTGTTGAAGCCAACCAACGGTTCGATCATATTCGAAGGCCAAGACATCGCGGCGTTACGTAAGAGCCAGCTTAAAGATTACCGGCGGAAGCTTCAGATCATCTTTCAAGACCCTTACAGCTCGCTAAACCCGCGCATGTCGGTATCACAAATCGTCGGTGAGGGTTTGGCGATCCACGGCATTGGATCACGTGGCAGCGACCGTAACGAGCGAATTGGTGAGCTGCTTAGCCAGGTGGGATTGACCGAAGCTGATGCTGCTAAGTTTCCTCACCAGTTCTCGGGTGGTCAACGCCAGCGAATCAGCATTGCGAGGGCTCTGGCAACCGAACCCGAGCTAATCGTATGTGACGAGCCCGTGTCGGCGCTCGACGTTTCCGTCCAAGCGCAGATCATCAACCTTCTGAACGATCTAAAAGCAGAACATGGGCTGTCGTATCTGTTCATCTCCCATGACTTGAACGTGGTTAGCTATTTGGCCGACCGGGTTTGTGTCATGTATTTGGGTGAGATCGTTGAATATGGCCCCACCGAAGCCATCTTTAGCGATCCGCAGCATCCCTATACTCAGGGCCTCTTAAACGCTATTCCTCAATTCGATGCCGCTCGTCCGGTATCGGAACGTGCGGGAGTGCGTGGTGATGTGGCCGATCCCTCAAACATGCCTTCTGGCTGTCGTTTCCATCCCCGGTGTCCAACCGCCATCCCGGAGGCATCCGAGGTTATTCCAAAGCTTACCGAAGTAGCCCCAGAGCATTATGTGGCTGCCTGTCCATGTTTCTTTAAAGGCTGA
- a CDS encoding acyl-CoA synthetase, whose protein sequence is MYPGVFAASDPDRPAVIMGTSGEVRTFGELDANSNQLAHLLREAGLSRGDHVALFMENNIAFMDVVWAALRSGLYLTAINSHLTPEEVAYIVEDCEAKVFVTSQALFGVAGEVDWASLPQVSLKLMTDGVVDGFESYEKAIQDQPVIPIDDESHGITMLYSSGTTGRPKGVLKPLPQGHPSTDPGAVARMADTYGFFDGMVYISPAPLYHAAPLGFCTNVHRFGGSIVVMERFDPAYALELIDKYKVTHSQWVPTMFIRMLRLSPEERAKHDLSSLQIAIHAAAPCPVPVKREMIEWWGPIIYEYYAGTEGNGSTAITSQEWLERPGSVGQARVGKIHIIGPDGEELGPMEEGAIYFSGGAEFSYHNDPEKTAESRRAGGLTTLGDVGYLDEEGWLYLTDRKAHMIISGGVNIYPREIEDVLIQHPAVADVAVFGVPNDDFGEEVKAVIQPIDPKDAGPELASELDAFVRQHLASYKCPRSIDFRDELPRLPTGKLYKRILVDEYKKAAEAAAG, encoded by the coding sequence ATGTATCCCGGTGTTTTTGCTGCCTCCGATCCTGACCGGCCAGCGGTCATTATGGGGACTTCGGGGGAGGTGCGGACCTTTGGCGAGCTAGATGCCAATTCAAACCAGTTAGCCCATCTGTTGCGAGAAGCAGGTCTTTCGCGTGGTGATCACGTGGCGTTGTTCATGGAAAACAACATCGCCTTTATGGACGTGGTGTGGGCAGCGTTACGGTCTGGTCTGTATCTGACCGCTATTAATAGCCACCTAACCCCGGAAGAAGTGGCCTACATTGTTGAAGATTGCGAAGCCAAGGTTTTCGTTACCTCGCAAGCATTATTTGGCGTTGCCGGCGAAGTTGATTGGGCATCACTGCCCCAGGTCTCGTTGAAACTTATGACCGACGGCGTGGTGGATGGCTTCGAATCGTATGAAAAGGCCATACAGGATCAGCCAGTGATACCGATTGACGATGAGTCACACGGAATCACGATGCTTTACTCTTCGGGGACTACGGGTCGACCGAAGGGTGTCTTGAAGCCGCTGCCGCAGGGCCATCCGAGCACCGACCCCGGTGCTGTTGCTCGAATGGCCGATACCTACGGGTTCTTCGACGGCATGGTCTATATCTCGCCGGCCCCCCTATATCACGCGGCGCCGCTTGGTTTTTGTACTAACGTGCACCGCTTTGGCGGCTCAATCGTGGTGATGGAACGATTTGATCCGGCTTATGCTCTCGAGCTCATCGATAAATATAAAGTCACCCACAGCCAGTGGGTGCCAACGATGTTTATTCGAATGCTGCGGCTAAGCCCGGAAGAGCGAGCCAAGCACGACCTTTCAAGCTTGCAAATTGCAATTCACGCCGCGGCACCCTGCCCCGTTCCAGTAAAACGAGAGATGATCGAGTGGTGGGGTCCGATTATCTATGAATATTACGCTGGAACGGAAGGTAATGGTTCAACCGCCATTACCTCACAAGAATGGCTTGAACGTCCGGGATCGGTGGGGCAAGCCCGAGTGGGCAAGATTCATATTATTGGACCTGATGGCGAAGAGTTAGGCCCTATGGAAGAAGGGGCAATCTACTTCTCCGGAGGCGCCGAATTTTCTTATCATAATGATCCTGAAAAAACGGCTGAATCGCGAAGAGCCGGTGGGTTGACCACTTTGGGCGATGTGGGGTACCTCGATGAGGAGGGCTGGCTTTATCTAACTGACCGCAAAGCACACATGATCATTTCAGGTGGAGTAAATATATATCCTCGAGAAATTGAAGACGTGCTCATTCAGCATCCAGCCGTTGCCGACGTGGCGGTGTTCGGCGTGCCGAATGACGATTTCGGTGAGGAAGTCAAAGCGGTCATTCAACCAATAGACCCCAAAGATGCTGGCCCCGAACTAGCTTCAGAGCTGGACGCTTTTGTAAGACAACATTTGGCTTCTTACAAGTGTCCACGTTCCATCGATTTCCGCGACGAGCTACCTCGACTGCCCACCGGGAAGCTGTATAAGCGAATATTGGTAGATGAATATAAAAAAGCAGCTGAAGCCGCCGCTGGTTAA
- a CDS encoding thioesterase family protein, with translation MSEFLYRPDGDFFIPTDLTTGPWDERAQHGGAPSALLTHVIEGVDAPIPMSIARVTFELMRPVPLTPLRVETNIVRPGRKVQLVQASLWSDELEVMRATALRIRHETLAVPPEALPSSTEIPRFLQESVPTPTFPGTPNRPSRGFHTDANEIRFVEGGFHEPGPSAGWIRLRYPVVEGQANSPAMRVAGAADFGNGFSWVLPRGEWLFINPDLTIHFNREASGEWICLRSRTVPGPTGMALAESELYDQDGRVGRSVQSLILEHAG, from the coding sequence GTGAGCGAATTTTTGTACCGACCCGACGGCGACTTTTTCATTCCCACTGATCTAACCACCGGTCCTTGGGACGAACGAGCTCAACATGGCGGTGCGCCTTCGGCACTTTTGACCCATGTCATCGAAGGGGTCGACGCGCCCATACCTATGTCAATAGCCCGGGTCACTTTTGAACTTATGAGACCGGTACCCTTAACCCCACTACGCGTTGAAACCAACATTGTGCGACCTGGGCGAAAAGTTCAGCTGGTGCAAGCTTCCTTATGGTCAGATGAGCTGGAGGTTATGCGGGCCACCGCGCTACGGATACGCCACGAAACGCTTGCGGTTCCACCAGAAGCGCTTCCTTCCAGTACCGAGATACCGAGATTTCTACAAGAATCGGTGCCAACACCAACTTTTCCAGGCACTCCTAACCGACCCAGCCGCGGCTTTCATACTGATGCCAACGAAATTCGTTTCGTAGAAGGCGGGTTCCACGAACCGGGTCCGAGTGCCGGCTGGATTCGATTGCGCTACCCAGTGGTTGAAGGTCAAGCCAACAGCCCAGCCATGCGAGTGGCCGGGGCCGCTGATTTTGGCAACGGTTTTTCGTGGGTACTTCCACGCGGTGAGTGGCTTTTCATTAACCCCGACCTGACCATTCATTTCAACCGGGAAGCAAGCGGCGAATGGATATGTCTGCGTTCTCGCACCGTGCCAGGACCAACTGGCATGGCCTTGGCAGAAAGCGAACTATATGACCAAGACGGTCGTGTCGGCCGTTCGGTGCAAAGCCTGATCTTGGAACACGCCGGTTAA
- a CDS encoding ABC transporter permease has translation MSVADPSLQPDLTDSNETQVAAVEGIVREGVVTAIPKESRMDEIRRFIRTQPLGVLSLVIIGAFLVIAILAPWIAPFDPVAQDRTSFLVGPNGSHWFGTDELGRDILSRIIHGSRISLYVGAATTVGSFVIGSIVGLLAGYLGGKVDAVAQSVIDALLTVPPLVLALFIAALLGPSVRNVVIALTILQIPRMARIARGEMQRIKSLDFVESATALGSGPMRIMLLHGFPNMLPSLIVVASLGFGGAIIAEASLSFLGVGTPPPNPSWGLMLSNGSSYFQIAPWLVIFPGVAISLIVLAFNLFGDTLRDFLDPKLVR, from the coding sequence ATGAGTGTGGCTGATCCATCGTTGCAACCCGATTTAACCGATTCCAACGAAACACAGGTGGCGGCGGTAGAAGGCATCGTCCGTGAAGGAGTAGTAACCGCCATCCCCAAAGAAAGCCGAATGGATGAGATTCGGCGGTTTATCCGCACTCAACCTTTGGGTGTGTTGTCTCTGGTGATCATCGGTGCATTCCTCGTAATTGCCATCCTGGCTCCATGGATTGCTCCGTTCGATCCGGTAGCACAAGATCGAACATCGTTCTTGGTAGGGCCAAATGGTAGTCACTGGTTTGGTACCGACGAGTTAGGGCGAGACATCTTGAGCCGAATCATTCACGGCTCTCGAATTTCCCTATATGTTGGCGCCGCGACCACCGTGGGCTCTTTTGTTATCGGTTCTATTGTGGGTCTTTTGGCTGGTTACCTGGGCGGCAAGGTCGATGCAGTCGCACAATCCGTAATCGATGCCTTGCTTACGGTGCCGCCGCTCGTCTTGGCACTGTTCATTGCGGCCCTACTTGGTCCGAGCGTGCGAAATGTGGTTATTGCGCTCACGATTCTGCAAATCCCCAGGATGGCTCGAATTGCCCGAGGTGAGATGCAGCGAATCAAGAGTCTTGACTTTGTGGAATCTGCTACTGCCTTAGGCAGTGGCCCAATGCGAATAATGCTTCTGCACGGGTTTCCGAATATGTTGCCGTCACTAATTGTGGTGGCCAGCTTGGGCTTTGGCGGTGCGATCATTGCTGAAGCGTCGCTGAGCTTCTTAGGTGTCGGAACGCCACCGCCCAACCCTTCCTGGGGTTTGATGCTTAGCAACGGTTCTTCTTACTTCCAGATTGCACCTTGGTTGGTCATCTTCCCAGGTGTGGCTATCAGCCTGATTGTGCTGGCATTTAACCTCTTTGGAGATACTCTCCGAGACTTCCTAGATCCTAAGTTGGTGCGATAG
- a CDS encoding ABC transporter substrate-binding protein has product MRKRRLLLALVAVMALFVAACGSDSNSDNGAEAPGTSTTAGETDNSSGDNDNVPEPTQGGKLTVGLEADCNSYAPWLSSCAQSGTNVSNALFDPLVVLSNDGQMVPYLAESVEPNEDATEWTVTLRPGIKFHDGTELTAQVQKEAYEEFLLRSDSILSRGTKNVDEVRVDGDLTYTYVLNNENPQFVYELAGGLGRPFSIEAARANPEDFGSKPVGTGPFKLVSWVRDGSLVAERNSDYWQEGLPYLDEITFVPLPDEDSRQASMQSGDVDAVLYARLGVYLKRYQDLAEQGEVNIYLQPGDVASGILLNTAMPPIDDLRVRRGLTQMLDPEQLIVIVAEAPVASPRQLQVDESSPFFSEKAAEAYPAYDEEAGKALVQEYIDDPNRSDGKAPGSPITFRYMYTNTPSLATQAQYLQSRWGEAGAEVTLIANEMAQSIQNVLKGDFEMVFWRPGLSVSPLSTIRGEYMNPDDLSNYANWTDPRIHEAEAELSTAKSFDDEYAAVEKFLTAVADQVVFIMVASNNEFFATSPDIFGIDSWKTPDGVLGYGARSGATFWGQVYKSK; this is encoded by the coding sequence ATGCGAAAGCGACGATTGCTGCTGGCACTAGTGGCCGTGATGGCCCTGTTCGTGGCGGCCTGTGGCAGTGACTCGAATTCCGACAACGGTGCTGAAGCGCCGGGTACTTCAACTACGGCTGGTGAAACTGACAACTCAAGCGGCGACAATGACAATGTCCCTGAACCCACCCAAGGTGGGAAGCTCACGGTTGGACTAGAAGCTGACTGCAATAGTTATGCTCCGTGGCTGTCTTCGTGTGCACAATCGGGCACTAATGTCTCGAACGCGCTGTTTGACCCGCTGGTTGTTCTTTCGAACGATGGTCAGATGGTGCCATATTTGGCGGAATCGGTGGAACCAAATGAAGACGCCACCGAGTGGACGGTTACCTTGCGGCCAGGAATTAAGTTCCACGACGGTACCGAGCTAACTGCACAAGTACAGAAAGAAGCCTACGAAGAGTTTTTGTTACGCTCCGACAGCATATTGAGCCGCGGTACCAAGAATGTTGACGAAGTTCGTGTCGATGGTGATCTGACCTACACCTATGTGTTGAACAACGAGAATCCTCAATTCGTCTACGAGCTTGCGGGCGGGCTTGGTAGACCATTCTCGATTGAGGCTGCTCGGGCGAACCCGGAAGATTTTGGTTCTAAACCGGTCGGGACCGGACCTTTCAAGCTGGTGTCTTGGGTAAGAGATGGCTCGCTAGTCGCCGAACGCAACAGTGACTATTGGCAAGAAGGGTTGCCCTATCTGGATGAAATAACCTTCGTGCCTCTGCCCGATGAAGATTCTCGTCAGGCCTCAATGCAAAGCGGAGATGTAGATGCGGTCCTTTACGCACGATTGGGTGTGTACCTAAAGCGCTATCAGGATTTAGCCGAACAAGGTGAGGTTAATATTTATCTGCAGCCCGGTGATGTGGCCTCAGGAATACTGTTGAACACCGCGATGCCGCCGATCGATGATCTGCGGGTAAGACGTGGTTTAACCCAAATGCTCGATCCAGAGCAGCTGATCGTAATAGTGGCCGAGGCCCCGGTGGCGAGCCCGCGGCAGTTGCAGGTCGATGAAAGCAGCCCTTTCTTCTCGGAAAAGGCTGCCGAAGCGTATCCTGCCTATGACGAAGAGGCCGGCAAAGCTTTAGTGCAGGAATACATTGATGACCCCAACCGGTCAGATGGCAAGGCCCCTGGTTCTCCCATCACTTTCCGGTATATGTACACCAACACACCATCGTTGGCTACCCAGGCTCAATATCTACAGAGCCGTTGGGGTGAGGCCGGAGCCGAAGTCACTCTTATTGCCAACGAGATGGCGCAGAGCATTCAGAATGTGCTGAAAGGCGATTTTGAAATGGTCTTTTGGCGGCCAGGATTGTCAGTCAGCCCCCTCAGCACAATCCGGGGTGAATACATGAACCCTGACGATCTCTCCAACTACGCCAATTGGACCGATCCTCGAATTCACGAAGCTGAAGCCGAACTGAGCACCGCCAAGAGTTTCGACGATGAATACGCCGCGGTAGAGAAGTTCTTAACCGCGGTGGCCGACCAGGTGGTCTTTATTATGGTGGCTTCCAATAATGAATTCTTTGCCACGAGCCCGGACATATTTGGGATCGATAGTTGGAAAACACCAGATGGAGTTCTGGGCTACGGAGCTCGAAGTGGTGCGACCTTCTGGGGCCAGGTGTATAAGTCTAAATAA
- a CDS encoding ABC transporter permease produces the protein MLRLLGRRLLYGFFILNLMTILLFLIVRLVPGDAVRMQLADTVASEEQIAQLTSEFGLDKPVWTQLGSWYAGAVKGDFGTSFATRDSVASMVFGRLPVTITLTVYSVVLGLILGVGAGVISVIRRNGWIDNVVRFISVLGLSLPNFWLALLMLTFTSIVWKWVPPLNYVSVVEDPIGNLTKLAMPALALGAALGASIARLTRSSLLEVMGSDFIRTVRAKGANQWNVLFRHALRNSLIPVITLVGIQIGALLGGTVILEQIFSLPGLGRVVYQAVNTRDYPVLQMCAVLYGAIFIVVNIAVDLSYGWINPRMRSTISGGSR, from the coding sequence ATGTTACGACTACTAGGACGTCGGCTGCTCTATGGCTTTTTCATTCTGAACCTGATGACGATTTTGCTGTTTCTAATCGTTCGGTTGGTTCCAGGTGACGCCGTTCGAATGCAACTGGCCGATACCGTGGCTTCAGAAGAACAAATAGCTCAGCTCACCTCAGAGTTTGGCCTCGACAAGCCAGTGTGGACTCAGCTCGGAAGCTGGTACGCCGGTGCGGTCAAAGGCGATTTTGGCACGTCGTTCGCGACACGTGACTCGGTGGCCTCAATGGTATTTGGCCGACTGCCAGTAACCATTACCCTAACCGTCTATTCAGTGGTGTTAGGGCTGATACTCGGGGTTGGTGCCGGGGTAATTTCGGTGATAAGACGCAACGGTTGGATAGACAACGTAGTGCGTTTTATTTCGGTGCTCGGCCTTTCCTTACCGAACTTTTGGTTAGCACTATTAATGCTCACGTTTACTTCCATTGTTTGGAAGTGGGTACCACCTCTTAACTACGTGAGCGTCGTAGAAGACCCTATTGGTAACCTCACCAAACTGGCGATGCCTGCCTTGGCCTTAGGTGCTGCTCTTGGTGCCAGCATCGCACGTTTAACCAGGTCATCACTGTTAGAGGTTATGGGATCCGACTTTATTCGAACGGTCAGAGCCAAAGGTGCGAACCAGTGGAACGTGTTATTTCGCCACGCCCTGCGCAACTCTTTGATCCCAGTGATCACTCTGGTTGGTATCCAAATTGGTGCCCTGCTCGGCGGTACGGTGATCCTCGAGCAGATCTTCTCGCTACCAGGTCTTGGGCGAGTGGTTTACCAGGCTGTGAACACTCGCGACTATCCGGTGCTCCAAATGTGTGCCGTGCTCTATGGCGCAATCTTTATCGTGGTCAACATCGCTGTTGACCTGAGTTATGGGTGGATTAACCCCCGCATGAGGTCAACAATTTCAGGAGGAAGCCGATGA